In the Euphorbia lathyris chromosome 5, ddEupLath1.1, whole genome shotgun sequence genome, one interval contains:
- the LOC136230151 gene encoding transcription factor MYB41-like has protein sequence MGRAPCCDKNGQKKGPWTPEEDNKLISFIQIHGPGNWRSLPKNAGLQRCGKSCRLRWTNYLRPDIKRGRFSFEEEETIIQLHSVLGNKWSAIAARLPGRTDNEIKNYWNTHIRKRLLRNGIDPVTHSPRLDLSSIITSALINPSSLINLSSLLCNQQILNNHQFLNTLLIQNQNQNQQFPNPPIQQCDDHPYLINQNHDQIIMQQQNVEELDISQQNLIFQNNYNVESVISTPLSSPVQLINSSSTMDDRGERELESYCSNLFKFEIPESLDLDDFL, from the exons atgggAAGAGCACCTTGTTGTGATAAAAATGGACAGAAGAAAGGTCCATGGACTCCTGAAGAAGATAATAAACTTATCTCTTTTATTCAAATTCATGGTCCTGGCAATTGGCGTTCTCTCCCTAAAAATGCTG GGCTCCAAAGATGTGGGAAGAGTTGCCGGCTCCGGTGGACGAATTATCTCCGACCTGATATTAAGAGAGGGAGGTTTtcttttgaagaagaagaaaccatTATTCAACTCCATAGTGTTTTGGGAAACAA GTGGTCAGCCATAGCTGCTCGATTACCGGGAAGAACAGACAACGAAATCAAAAACTACTGGAACACACACATACGAAAACGACTACTCCGAAACGGAATAGACCCTGTTACGCATTCTCCGCGTCTCGATCTATCTTCAATCATAACCTCAGCCTTAATCAATCCATCTTCACTCATCAATCTCTCATCTCTCTTATGTAACCAACAAATCCTCAATAATCATCAATTTCTCAACACATTACTcattcaaaatcaaaatcaaaatcaacagTTTCCGAATCCCCCGATTCAACAATGTGATGATCATCCATATCTGATTAATCAAAATCATGATCAAATCATTATGCAGCAGCAAAATGTGGAAGAACTGGATATTTCTCAGCAGAATTTGATTTTTCAGAACAATTATAATGTCGAATCAGTAATTTCGACGCCATTATCAAGCCCGGTTCAGTTGATTAATTCGTCCTCGACGATGGATGATCGCGGTGAGAGAGAATTAGAAAGCTATTGCAGCAATTTGTTCAagtttgaaattccagaaagtTTGGATCTTGATGATTTCTTGTAA